One Gimesia aquarii DNA segment encodes these proteins:
- a CDS encoding cell division protein FtsQ/DivIB yields MSRKAPKSKKRPVKKKKVEEVIEEEEEFEEEKASALSPSSLIQLLFRPKVLVFLAVIASGLFFFQKLKSYIPDLSQREEYQIETKNLSLIPAPPHYVPIDIVDQVMAQNRLPDQLSLLDKNLVQTIAEAFQKHPWVQNVVSVRKTNNIEIEVLFRKPAAMVEIKQSLYPVDNEGVLLPPEDFSVSDARRYPVITGIRSIPEGPAGTSWGDLTVTGAAQLAEALGPHWKELDIVSIEAPPRTSAELSLDDLIYRLITTGGSQIVWGRSPKSQRRGELRVDQKIGKLEKYYRDYGGFDRPHGPYEIDIRHWQEISRRPLKQQSRHRSLIRR; encoded by the coding sequence ATGAGCCGAAAAGCCCCCAAATCTAAAAAGCGACCTGTCAAAAAAAAGAAGGTCGAAGAAGTTATTGAAGAAGAGGAAGAATTTGAAGAAGAAAAAGCTTCTGCGCTGAGTCCTTCCTCACTGATTCAATTGCTTTTCCGACCTAAGGTTCTCGTATTTCTAGCAGTTATCGCCTCGGGTTTATTCTTTTTTCAGAAGCTCAAAAGCTACATCCCTGATCTGTCTCAGCGAGAAGAATACCAGATAGAAACAAAAAACCTTTCACTGATACCAGCTCCTCCACATTATGTTCCCATCGACATCGTCGATCAGGTAATGGCACAAAATCGACTGCCCGATCAATTATCACTACTCGATAAAAACTTAGTACAAACAATCGCAGAAGCATTTCAGAAACACCCCTGGGTACAGAACGTCGTCTCCGTTCGAAAGACCAATAACATAGAAATTGAAGTCTTATTTCGTAAACCGGCAGCGATGGTCGAGATCAAACAGAGTTTATATCCGGTTGACAATGAAGGCGTTTTGTTACCTCCCGAAGATTTTTCTGTTTCAGATGCCCGCCGATATCCGGTCATCACGGGAATTCGATCGATCCCAGAGGGGCCTGCTGGCACATCATGGGGAGACTTGACTGTCACTGGAGCCGCTCAGTTGGCAGAAGCACTCGGGCCTCATTGGAAAGAACTTGATATTGTTTCCATCGAAGCACCGCCACGAACGAGTGCGGAACTATCTCTAGATGATTTGATTTATCGTCTGATTACAACAGGTGGTTCTCAAATCGTCTGGGGCCGTTCACCGAAAAGTCAGCGACGAGGAGAGTTACGTGTCGATCAGAAAATCGGAAAGTTGGAAAAATATTATCGCGATTACGGTGGTTTTGATCGTCCGCACGGTCCCTATGAAATCGACATCCGGCATTGGCAGGAAATTTCCCGCCGCCCTCTCAAACAACAAAGCAGACACCGTAGTTTGATTCGTCGTTGA
- a CDS encoding peptidase, producing the protein MDQSSTKRGDKTASRRTFLKSTGAAVVGGFFAPAILGAEDKAGVKNPIMGEGEYKYEAIHGWGEVPKHIQWGETHGVCVDEAGLIYVKHRSKNKTPMDAIVVFSPEGKFVRSFGKEYHGGGHGIDVRKEGNEEFLYLSDTKHGVVAKTNLKGEVVWKISRPETPEHYKKSNTRYSPTNVAFAPDGGVYVGDGYGSHFIHKYTKDGKFEFSWGGSGTEAGKMKTPHGMWLDERSGKPKIAVCDRANHRLQYFTLDGKHLGFVNTVSFPADIDIRGDLMVVSDLHARVTLFDKNNKVITHLGYNQDWTNQVLDGFKVRKQPRLWKAGRFIHPHDACFDGDGNLFVTEWVSVGRVSKLKKLS; encoded by the coding sequence ATGGATCAGTCTTCAACAAAACGTGGTGATAAAACAGCTTCTCGTCGTACTTTTCTCAAATCGACGGGAGCTGCCGTTGTGGGTGGTTTTTTCGCACCTGCCATTCTGGGAGCTGAGGATAAAGCCGGGGTTAAGAATCCGATAATGGGTGAAGGTGAGTACAAATATGAAGCAATCCACGGTTGGGGCGAGGTTCCCAAACACATCCAATGGGGAGAAACACATGGTGTGTGTGTTGACGAAGCAGGATTAATTTACGTCAAGCATCGTTCCAAAAACAAGACACCTATGGATGCCATCGTCGTATTCAGCCCGGAAGGAAAATTCGTGCGATCCTTCGGCAAGGAGTATCATGGTGGTGGGCATGGTATCGACGTTCGCAAAGAAGGAAACGAAGAGTTTTTATATCTCTCAGATACCAAACATGGAGTAGTAGCAAAGACCAATCTAAAGGGAGAAGTTGTCTGGAAAATCAGTCGTCCAGAAACTCCCGAACATTACAAGAAATCAAATACTCGCTACAGTCCTACAAATGTCGCTTTTGCTCCCGACGGTGGAGTTTATGTCGGTGATGGATATGGATCGCACTTTATTCACAAATACACAAAAGACGGAAAATTCGAATTCAGTTGGGGGGGAAGTGGAACTGAAGCCGGCAAGATGAAAACGCCACATGGTATGTGGTTAGATGAGCGGAGTGGAAAACCAAAAATCGCTGTCTGTGATCGTGCAAACCATCGTTTACAATATTTCACGCTAGATGGAAAACATCTTGGTTTTGTGAATACCGTTAGCTTCCCTGCCGATATTGATATTCGAGGGGACCTCATGGTTGTTTCTGACTTGCATGCACGTGTCACATTGTTTGATAAGAATAATAAAGTTATTACTCATTTGGGGTACAATCAGGATTGGACCAATCAAGTGCTGGATGGCTTTAAAGTTCGAAAGCAGCCCCGATTATGGAAAGCAGGACGATTTATTCATCCACATGATGCCTGCTTTGACGGGGATGGTAATCTCTTTGTAACGGAATGGGTTTCAGTAGGCCGGGTGAGTAAGTTGAAGAAACTAAGCTAA
- a CDS encoding c-type cytochrome translates to MSRLLIFSLLGHIFLLNGSVAYCDIKSPPFVSGFDRFARHGEIESQTGGRLLLSELSCTACHQTPRSELQPKRGPRLSGIGNRRLQTWIRDYLTSPHLVKPGTTMPDVLHGFSENKKRQTVNALAAFLAAQRTAYPTIKATGANPVPYEFWKKGNVKQGQNLYHKIGCVACHEPDETYEPGETKISPTDKMLAQLDPEDIKELGLSAAMRPVKSVPHGNLPAKYTRKALTFFLLDPAQSRPSGRMPNLKLKAVEAADITAYLLRDQQPQDEIKITNSDSTLIAEGEKHFVELKCVNCHTVQNLQQKEHAKPLIKLGKQASTGCLTNHQNGLPYYPLDDQQQTAIQEVFEKLPDDNKSDTEQRLSFQILQLNCFACHEREKQGGVGFNRKPYFETDGHIDLGDEGRIPPTLMGVGYKLQKKWLTKVLNGKGDIRPHMLARMPVFPAKVISTLPAMFEAVDRTQRQTEKQIFHNSTKLAVAGRMMLETGCIQCHPIRGENMPGVVGTDLGDVTNRVHANWFREFLLNPGALKPRTRMPTFFPDGKSQNISLLDGNVDRQIASAWAYLKAGKKQPLPEKIIEAKSKNYELVPKKRPIILRTFMKAAGTHAIAVGFPEKVHFAFDAEHIRPAIAWKGRFLDAQGTWFIRFAPPAIPLGESPVLMPAGSPFAVLNSLNQRWPAISSADSPYQFRGFKIDAEGIPTFLYHFQQFEIEDRFEPVEKQTLKRQLKIKRNQPLSKQENLWFRGLTGKSLKQINLTTMKNDTGLMVSISGILAKTGKLHTIENETDWLIPIPAKDNIVIEVKYQW, encoded by the coding sequence ATGAGTCGGCTATTGATATTCTCTCTGTTAGGGCATATTTTCCTGCTTAATGGCAGTGTGGCTTACTGTGACATCAAAAGTCCTCCTTTTGTATCAGGTTTCGATCGATTTGCACGGCATGGAGAAATTGAATCACAAACTGGCGGACGGCTATTATTGAGCGAGCTGAGTTGTACCGCCTGTCATCAAACACCACGTTCTGAATTACAACCCAAACGCGGCCCTCGCTTGAGCGGTATTGGTAATCGTCGGCTACAAACATGGATCAGGGACTATCTCACATCTCCACATTTAGTCAAACCTGGCACAACGATGCCCGACGTTCTACATGGTTTCTCAGAAAACAAAAAACGCCAAACGGTCAACGCATTAGCCGCATTCTTGGCAGCTCAACGCACCGCATACCCAACAATTAAGGCCACAGGTGCGAATCCAGTCCCTTATGAATTCTGGAAGAAAGGAAATGTGAAACAGGGACAGAATTTGTACCACAAGATCGGCTGTGTTGCCTGTCACGAGCCGGATGAAACCTACGAACCAGGTGAAACGAAAATTTCTCCTACCGACAAAATGCTCGCACAACTCGACCCGGAAGACATTAAAGAGCTAGGCTTGTCAGCCGCAATGCGTCCTGTTAAGTCGGTTCCGCATGGGAATCTGCCGGCAAAGTACACTCGTAAGGCATTAACGTTTTTTCTGCTGGATCCAGCTCAAAGTCGGCCGTCAGGACGTATGCCGAATCTCAAATTAAAGGCTGTGGAAGCTGCGGACATCACTGCCTACTTACTAAGAGATCAACAACCTCAAGATGAAATAAAAATTACCAACAGTGATTCCACACTCATTGCCGAAGGGGAAAAACATTTTGTAGAGCTGAAGTGTGTAAATTGCCACACAGTTCAAAATTTACAGCAGAAAGAACATGCAAAGCCTCTTATAAAATTAGGCAAGCAAGCATCGACAGGCTGTCTCACTAACCATCAGAACGGCCTGCCCTACTATCCTCTTGATGATCAACAGCAAACTGCGATACAGGAGGTGTTTGAAAAATTGCCCGACGACAATAAATCAGATACCGAACAGCGTTTAAGCTTTCAAATATTGCAACTCAACTGTTTCGCCTGTCACGAAAGAGAGAAACAAGGGGGTGTCGGTTTCAATCGTAAGCCTTATTTTGAAACTGACGGACATATTGACCTGGGTGATGAAGGACGCATTCCACCTACGTTAATGGGCGTCGGTTATAAGTTGCAAAAAAAATGGCTAACGAAGGTTCTCAATGGAAAAGGAGACATTCGCCCCCATATGCTGGCTCGCATGCCAGTCTTTCCTGCCAAAGTCATTTCGACTTTACCTGCGATGTTTGAAGCGGTAGATCGCACTCAGAGACAAACAGAAAAACAAATTTTTCATAACTCTACGAAGTTGGCTGTTGCAGGTCGCATGATGCTGGAGACAGGTTGCATACAATGCCATCCGATTCGAGGTGAAAACATGCCTGGGGTGGTAGGTACCGATCTGGGTGATGTCACGAATCGCGTGCATGCCAATTGGTTTCGCGAATTTTTGTTGAACCCGGGAGCACTCAAACCGCGAACTCGGATGCCTACTTTTTTCCCTGATGGAAAAAGCCAGAATATATCGCTACTCGATGGTAATGTGGATCGACAAATCGCTTCTGCCTGGGCCTATCTTAAAGCGGGCAAGAAACAGCCTCTACCAGAAAAAATAATCGAAGCAAAGTCCAAAAACTATGAGTTAGTTCCCAAAAAACGACCTATTATCTTACGCACCTTTATGAAAGCAGCGGGAACACATGCGATTGCTGTTGGCTTCCCGGAAAAAGTTCATTTCGCATTTGATGCCGAGCATATTAGACCTGCCATTGCCTGGAAAGGACGCTTCCTCGACGCACAGGGAACTTGGTTTATTCGGTTTGCACCACCGGCAATACCTCTTGGTGAAAGCCCTGTGCTGATGCCTGCAGGATCACCATTTGCGGTCTTAAACAGTCTAAATCAACGCTGGCCAGCAATCAGTTCTGCAGACAGTCCTTATCAATTTCGAGGATTTAAAATTGATGCAGAGGGTATCCCTACCTTTCTCTATCACTTTCAACAATTTGAAATCGAAGACCGGTTTGAGCCTGTCGAAAAACAAACACTGAAACGACAATTGAAGATCAAACGAAATCAGCCATTGAGTAAACAGGAAAATCTATGGTTCCGTGGATTGACGGGGAAATCTCTGAAACAGATCAATTTGACTACTATGAAAAATGATACTGGTTTAATGGTATCAATTTCAGGAATTCTCGCAAAGACTGGTAAACTACATACCATTGAAAATGAAACCGACTGGCTTATACCAATTCCAGCCAAAGATAACATCGTAATTGAGGTGAAATACCAATGGTAA
- a CDS encoding HlyD family efflux transporter periplasmic adaptor subunit, producing the protein MSFGPQDFSNQPLRLQKRADLSIQQLQFGGKKYWGIKDPISLQYYQLRDEEFFILQMLDGIASFETVRREYEQRFRPQKLEAAQLQGFLSRLHQEGLIVAEAFGQGEILLERRSQKQKQAFRSRFMNPLAIRFRGLDPHRFLNWLQPWSSICFSPLFLLSSLVLMIAALTLILTQLEAVIAQLPDFATFFEAKNLVLLGLSLAFVKILHELGHAMACKQFGGECHELGVMLLAFIPCLYVNVSDAWTMPNKWHRIIVSAAGIFVELIIASICVFLWWFSYPGLFHSLCLNVVFICSVSTLLLNGNPLLRYDGYYILLDLLEVPNLRQRAQTIVSNRLHHWFFGHKAPTLLKEPTRQRRFLFFYGIASVLYRWFIVIVILSVCYYVLEPYGLEIIAQALGAFILMGMLVVPLKSGIKEIQTYSKAGQIQWRRFTVRTTLTLILLGGLLFIPLPHRITTPALIELKDAKHVYVTAPGFLKSAVTPQTSLQQGSLIAELQNDQIQQEILKLTGQINEQQIRIDTLGKRQLDDPEAAQELPTATEQLTDLEDQLQQRLTDFKRLSLRAPITGTVIPAPPKSTSPEEGSLPNWSGSPLDQENRNCFLDRGTWLCSIGNPDQLQARLIVDQEDVEFIQSGQSVRILLDEYPGQLLRGTIQEIAEIDTNDLHSNLIHREEITTEVDNTGKRKLSNTSYLARVTLDAFSERPLIHSGGQAKIAVSPESLGKKAYRHLRKTIRLFQ; encoded by the coding sequence ATGTCGTTCGGTCCTCAAGACTTTTCGAATCAACCTCTGCGTCTGCAAAAGCGAGCCGACCTGAGTATTCAACAGTTACAATTCGGCGGCAAAAAATATTGGGGCATTAAAGACCCGATTTCATTGCAATATTATCAACTGCGAGATGAAGAATTTTTTATCCTTCAAATGCTGGACGGAATTGCGTCATTTGAGACAGTTCGACGTGAATACGAACAACGATTTCGACCCCAGAAACTGGAAGCCGCACAACTACAGGGATTTTTATCACGACTGCATCAGGAAGGATTAATCGTTGCCGAAGCATTTGGGCAGGGTGAAATCCTGTTGGAACGTCGAAGCCAAAAACAGAAGCAAGCATTTCGCTCCCGATTTATGAATCCCCTGGCAATTCGTTTTCGAGGTCTTGATCCTCATCGTTTTCTGAACTGGTTACAACCCTGGTCATCTATTTGCTTTTCGCCATTGTTTCTATTGTCTTCACTCGTATTAATGATTGCCGCATTGACATTAATTCTTACACAGCTCGAAGCAGTGATTGCACAACTTCCCGATTTTGCTACTTTTTTCGAAGCAAAAAATCTGGTACTCCTTGGTCTCAGTCTGGCCTTTGTTAAAATACTGCACGAGTTAGGACACGCGATGGCCTGCAAACAATTTGGGGGCGAATGTCATGAGTTAGGAGTGATGTTGCTGGCATTTATTCCCTGCCTGTATGTCAATGTCAGCGATGCGTGGACGATGCCTAACAAGTGGCATCGTATCATTGTGAGTGCAGCTGGTATCTTTGTAGAACTAATCATTGCATCTATTTGTGTCTTCCTGTGGTGGTTCTCTTATCCGGGATTATTTCACTCACTCTGTCTGAATGTCGTTTTTATCTGTTCGGTCAGTACTTTGTTACTGAATGGAAACCCTTTGTTACGATATGATGGTTATTATATTTTGCTGGACTTGCTGGAAGTGCCAAACTTGAGGCAAAGGGCACAAACGATTGTTTCCAATCGCCTGCATCACTGGTTTTTTGGCCACAAGGCCCCCACGCTACTGAAAGAGCCAACGCGTCAGCGAAGATTTTTGTTTTTCTACGGAATTGCTTCGGTTTTGTACCGTTGGTTTATTGTCATCGTGATTTTGTCGGTTTGTTACTATGTTCTGGAACCCTATGGACTGGAAATCATCGCTCAGGCGCTAGGGGCTTTTATTTTGATGGGAATGTTGGTTGTGCCTTTGAAATCTGGTATTAAAGAAATCCAGACCTATTCTAAAGCAGGTCAAATTCAGTGGCGACGTTTTACGGTACGTACGACACTGACACTGATTCTATTGGGCGGCTTGCTGTTCATACCTCTGCCTCATCGTATTACCACTCCCGCACTCATTGAGTTGAAGGACGCAAAGCACGTCTATGTTACCGCGCCTGGTTTCCTGAAATCAGCAGTCACTCCACAAACCTCATTGCAGCAGGGTTCCCTGATCGCTGAATTGCAAAATGACCAGATTCAACAGGAAATACTCAAATTGACTGGTCAAATCAACGAGCAGCAAATTCGTATCGACACGCTGGGAAAACGTCAATTAGATGATCCGGAAGCTGCTCAGGAACTTCCAACTGCAACAGAACAACTGACCGATCTAGAAGATCAACTGCAACAACGCCTCACAGACTTCAAGCGACTTAGTCTCAGAGCCCCTATTACAGGTACTGTCATTCCAGCACCACCCAAATCGACTTCTCCCGAAGAAGGATCACTTCCCAACTGGTCAGGCTCGCCGCTGGATCAGGAAAATCGAAATTGTTTCCTGGATCGAGGAACCTGGCTTTGTTCGATCGGCAACCCTGACCAACTTCAGGCGCGCCTGATTGTTGACCAGGAAGATGTCGAGTTTATTCAATCAGGACAGTCCGTCCGGATTCTATTAGATGAATATCCTGGTCAACTTCTGAGAGGAACCATTCAGGAAATTGCAGAAATTGACACCAATGACTTACACTCAAATCTGATCCATCGTGAAGAAATTACGACAGAAGTCGACAATACAGGGAAAAGAAAACTGAGTAATACATCCTATCTGGCTCGGGTCACCCTGGATGCTTTTTCTGAGCGACCTCTGATTCACTCAGGAGGTCAGGCCAAAATTGCTGTTTCACCTGAATCGTTGGGGAAAAAAGCATATCGACATCTGAGAAAAACCATTCGCCTGTTTCAGTAG
- a CDS encoding efflux RND transporter periplasmic adaptor subunit produces MNHSRVLINLSTIITGLLFVNCGFTDAWAQSSSSSGLKIDSVLVSLIEQVEVPAREVGQLKKMLVKEGMSVQEGEVLARIEDSEAVLLLKQAKLESEMSNLKAENDVNIRFARKAYEVAKSELQRAEDSIKKYPKSISKTELDRLKLTAEKAELEIEQALEEAKTSQLEARLKQNAEQIASLAIQRRKVVAPLSGMVVQIMAKNGEWVRPGDTVLRILKLDRLRAEGLVNASKLQNLNLKGRPVVLIVNQGTKNELEFQGKISFVSPEINPVNHQTRVWADIENPDFKLKPGMRASLIIK; encoded by the coding sequence ATGAATCATTCACGTGTGTTGATTAATTTGTCCACCATTATCACGGGATTATTGTTTGTGAATTGTGGCTTTACGGATGCCTGGGCACAATCATCGAGCTCTTCCGGCCTGAAAATTGACTCAGTATTAGTGAGCCTCATAGAGCAAGTAGAAGTCCCCGCACGTGAAGTTGGTCAACTCAAGAAAATGTTGGTCAAAGAAGGTATGTCGGTTCAAGAAGGAGAAGTGTTGGCTCGAATTGAAGATTCAGAAGCTGTCTTACTTTTAAAACAGGCGAAATTAGAATCGGAAATGTCAAATCTGAAAGCAGAAAATGACGTTAATATTCGTTTTGCCCGTAAAGCATATGAAGTAGCGAAATCTGAGTTACAGCGCGCGGAAGATTCCATCAAAAAATATCCCAAGAGTATTTCCAAAACCGAATTGGATCGCTTGAAACTTACTGCAGAAAAAGCAGAATTGGAAATCGAACAGGCCTTAGAAGAAGCGAAGACGTCACAATTAGAAGCTCGCTTGAAACAGAATGCAGAACAGATTGCTTCACTGGCTATTCAACGTCGAAAAGTTGTGGCACCGCTATCGGGAATGGTCGTACAAATTATGGCAAAGAACGGGGAATGGGTTCGCCCCGGTGATACCGTGCTTCGAATTTTAAAATTGGATCGATTACGTGCAGAAGGACTCGTAAATGCATCTAAACTGCAGAATCTAAACTTGAAAGGTCGACCTGTAGTCCTGATCGTGAATCAGGGAACAAAGAATGAACTCGAGTTCCAAGGGAAAATTTCGTTTGTCAGTCCGGAAATTAATCCGGTCAACCACCAGACCCGCGTCTGGGCAGATATTGAAAACCCCGACTTCAAGCTCAAACCGGGCATGCGTGCTTCTCTGATTATCAAGTAA
- a CDS encoding D-alanine--D-alanine ligase, whose amino-acid sequence MTDSQTDSLPTFKLVVLAGGESAERTISLQSGESVARALTSRGHQVKTIDPSLIDLERYDWTNCDAVFIALHGTYGEDGTIQATLDRLGVPYSGCDASTSKLAFSKSASKERFIQCNVNTPSYVLIHESDNAQRIEQHARTMGYPLVVKPDAQGSSLGVTIVQTPEELPQALTRCFHYDSFGILESAIKGSEWTLSLVNDQVLPLIQIQTAREFFDYEAKYHEDSTEYLFDFDFPTNVIQAITKTGVNACEALGTTGIVRVDMILDRFQQPWVLEINTIPGFTNHSLVPKAAAKAGIDFGELCERALIHCLTKTADKPQN is encoded by the coding sequence ATGACCGATTCACAAACCGATTCCCTACCCACATTCAAGCTCGTTGTGCTCGCTGGTGGGGAATCAGCTGAGCGTACCATTAGCCTGCAAAGTGGAGAAAGCGTGGCACGTGCATTAACGTCTCGCGGACACCAGGTAAAAACAATTGATCCCTCTTTGATCGATCTCGAGCGCTATGACTGGACTAACTGTGATGCCGTCTTCATTGCCTTACATGGAACTTATGGAGAAGATGGCACCATTCAAGCGACTCTCGATCGATTGGGCGTCCCCTATTCTGGCTGCGATGCATCGACATCCAAACTCGCCTTCAGTAAATCAGCTTCCAAAGAACGTTTTATTCAATGCAATGTGAATACTCCCTCTTATGTGTTGATCCATGAATCAGATAACGCACAACGAATTGAGCAGCACGCACGAACGATGGGCTACCCATTGGTTGTAAAACCGGATGCGCAAGGTTCCAGCCTGGGAGTTACAATCGTACAGACTCCTGAAGAATTACCGCAAGCACTGACTCGCTGTTTTCACTACGACTCATTTGGAATTCTCGAGTCAGCCATCAAAGGCTCTGAATGGACTCTCAGTTTGGTCAATGATCAGGTACTACCGCTGATTCAGATTCAGACCGCACGTGAATTTTTTGATTATGAAGCAAAATATCACGAAGACTCAACCGAATATCTGTTCGATTTCGACTTCCCAACAAATGTGATTCAGGCAATTACCAAAACAGGTGTGAATGCCTGTGAAGCACTAGGGACAACTGGCATTGTCCGTGTCGATATGATCTTAGATCGTTTTCAGCAACCCTGGGTACTTGAAATAAATACTATTCCTGGATTCACAAATCACTCCCTGGTTCCCAAAGCAGCAGCTAAAGCCGGCATTGATTTTGGCGAATTGTGCGAACGGGCTCTCATCCATTGCCTGACAAAAACAGCCGATAAGCCGCAAAATTGA
- a CDS encoding DUF1570 domain-containing protein: MSIQNHQSFFGITIARLRLVEDTNRRFNFSILFYSLMIFLLLLGMPTRSFAQNSRALMTYQKQHAALQKNFEANLKKLVVQCQQDQKLDGVQKITQLLKELDELDPQSNPLPKSVRDEIPLNLPIGERAWRLKLRNLQEKQANDLFVFSRKVLHAGFPSFAYDLVLETAFLNPDHRSVRLILGYVRNGNDWVTPFEKEMQRRKYQWHEKYGWLPAAHIARYEKGERYVNGRWKSAAQEAEIRRDFRNAWEIRTEHFLIKTNHSLEMGVKLATEMEDFYRYFHQTFVGFFNTPEQLNKLFQGARNFFKRKNGHQHVMHYYSTREEYVNRLQKEIPQIGLTHGIYLFGDRISHFYHRPDADGDLGTLYHEATHQLFYEAGIVSKNREVGEKNHFWAIEGIACYMESFERKGDVFRSGNPKHIRFNAARYRLLQDNYYIPLETFASMGRNAFQTSPNISPNYSQASGLSHFFMHAEGRKYRDAFISQLTQLYSFNSRVRNNAKTLEELTGASYTELDRQYKEYSATLQNALDESELSLQTQ, from the coding sequence ATGTCTATTCAAAATCATCAATCCTTTTTCGGCATCACTATTGCCCGTTTGAGACTGGTTGAAGATACAAATAGACGTTTTAATTTCAGCATCCTGTTTTACAGTCTGATGATCTTCCTGTTACTACTGGGAATGCCAACTCGAAGCTTCGCACAAAACTCTCGCGCGCTGATGACTTATCAGAAACAACACGCGGCTTTGCAAAAAAACTTTGAAGCGAATTTGAAGAAACTAGTCGTTCAATGTCAGCAAGATCAAAAGCTTGACGGAGTGCAGAAAATCACCCAGTTGCTGAAAGAGTTAGATGAGCTTGATCCGCAATCAAATCCACTTCCAAAATCAGTGCGTGATGAAATTCCTCTTAACCTACCCATAGGAGAACGTGCCTGGCGTTTGAAACTTCGTAATCTGCAGGAGAAACAAGCAAATGATCTGTTTGTGTTTTCGCGCAAAGTATTGCATGCAGGCTTTCCCAGTTTTGCATATGACCTGGTCTTAGAAACCGCTTTTCTTAACCCGGATCATCGCTCAGTTAGATTGATTCTGGGTTACGTTCGTAACGGCAATGACTGGGTTACTCCTTTCGAAAAGGAGATGCAACGCCGAAAGTATCAATGGCATGAAAAGTATGGCTGGCTTCCGGCCGCTCATATTGCCCGCTATGAAAAAGGAGAACGCTACGTCAATGGTCGGTGGAAGTCGGCAGCACAGGAAGCGGAAATCAGGCGTGACTTTCGAAACGCCTGGGAAATCCGTACCGAACATTTTCTGATTAAAACGAATCACAGCCTCGAAATGGGTGTCAAATTGGCAACCGAAATGGAAGATTTTTATCGCTACTTCCATCAGACCTTCGTTGGCTTTTTCAATACACCAGAGCAACTGAATAAGTTATTTCAAGGAGCCAGAAACTTTTTCAAACGAAAAAATGGTCATCAGCATGTGATGCATTACTACAGTACTCGGGAAGAATACGTAAATAGATTACAGAAAGAGATTCCACAAATCGGATTAACACACGGTATTTATCTGTTTGGCGATCGGATTTCTCATTTTTACCATCGCCCTGACGCGGATGGCGATCTGGGAACACTTTATCATGAAGCAACGCATCAATTGTTTTATGAAGCGGGTATCGTTTCCAAAAACAGGGAAGTTGGCGAGAAGAATCATTTTTGGGCAATCGAAGGCATTGCCTGCTATATGGAATCATTTGAGAGAAAAGGCGATGTTTTCCGATCCGGGAATCCAAAACACATTCGCTTCAACGCAGCCCGTTATCGTCTCCTGCAAGACAACTATTATATTCCTCTGGAGACATTTGCCTCTATGGGCCGTAATGCATTTCAGACGAGCCCAAACATAAGTCCGAACTATAGTCAAGCCTCAGGATTGTCTCATTTTTTTATGCATGCTGAAGGCCGAAAATATCGCGACGCTTTTATCAGTCAGCTGACACAACTTTATAGCTTTAACTCCCGAGTTCGCAACAACGCAAAAACTCTGGAAGAGCTAACCGGCGCCTCTTATACCGAGCTGGACCGCCAGTACAAAGAATATTCAGCCACTCTACAAAATGCGCTCGATGAAAGCGAATTAAGTCTGCAAACTCAGTAG